The following are from one region of the Hyla sarda isolate aHylSar1 chromosome 6, aHylSar1.hap1, whole genome shotgun sequence genome:
- the LOC130276605 gene encoding protein spinster homolog 1-like: MASPQDPLLKEEEEAMEDHSDMDVEKGDIPERQNLPSLSVMSTARSIITVVILAFVNLLIYANRSSVAGVLPHIQKAYDTNASLSGLLNTLFIGSYVLVAPIAGYLGDHCNKKYTVCAGVIVWLSMTLTLSFIPDGYFLLFLLTSGLVGAGEATFCTIAPSIIADLFTSDQRTRMLNLFYSVIPVGCGLGYIIGPKVTDAARGDWHWAFRVTPGLGLIALALLILVTKELPRTTTNGKKNNKSQKFAKWATDLKKLFKNRSFMLTTMGSTAVSFIVGAIGVWGPSYLTHARTLLQEKDPCRAEPCDYHDILIFGVVTVVSGILGVVAGTEISKRYRKSNPRADPLVCGCAMMLSAPFLLLALTFGNISLVATNIFIFIGETLLSVNFTLISDIILKVVTPWRRSSALAVQMTIYHLLGDAGSPYLIGLISDTYERGYAKSPLLKYRSLEYALMTCTIMAVIGGAFFMATALYIERDEKEAEMESEPPSSSSSSLLPADEDRASD, encoded by the coding sequence atggcctctccacaagacccattgctgaaggaggaggaagaagcaatggaggaccatagtgatatggatgtagaaaagggcgatatccctgagaggcagaacctgccatctctaagtgtgatgtccaccgcacgttccatcatcaccgtagtgatcctcgcctttgttaatttgctcatctatgcaaatcgctccagcgtggcgggggtgctgcctcatatacagaaagcatatgacaccaatgctagtctgtccggcttattgaatacattgttcattggaagctacgtgctggtcgcaccaattgccggatatttgggcgaccactgtaataagaaatatactgtttgcgcaggagtcatcgtttggctgagcatgacacttaccctgtcattcatccctgacgggtacttcctgctcttcctgctgacaagtggactggttggagccggagaggcgactttctgcaccatcgccccctccatcattgcagacctttttacaagtgaccagcggacccgcatgctgaacctgttttactccgtcatacctgtaggctgcggactaggatacatcatcgggccaaaagtgactgatgcagcaaggggcgattggcactgggcgtttcgggtcacccctggcctgggcctcatagctttGGCTTTgttgattttggtcacaaaggagcttccaagaacgactacaaacgggaagaagaacaacaaatcccagaagtttgccaaatgggcgacagatctgaaaaaactatttaaaaatcgaagcttcatgttaaccaccatgggatcgacggctgtatccttcatagtgggagccataggtgtatggggtccgtcatacctgacccacgcacgaacactcctacaagagaaggacccttgccgtgctgaaccgtgtgactatcacgacatcctaatatttggtgtggttacagtcgtttccggcattctgggagttgtagcagggacggagataagtaaaagatatcgcaaatccaacccacgggcggacccgcttgtgtgtggatgcgcgatgatgctctccgccccttttcttctgttggcattgacttttggcaacatcagcctcgttgccaccaacatcttcatcttcatcggagagacgcttctgtcagtaaatttcaccctcatatctgacattatactaaaagtagtaactccgtggaggagatcttcagccttggccgtgcagatgacaatctatcacctcctaggtgacgccggcagcccgtacctcatcggcctgatatctgacacctacgaacgaggatatgccaaatcccctcttctgaaataccgcagcctggagtatgccctcatgacctgcaccataatggcagtcatcggaggggccttcttcatggccacggccctatatatagagagggacgaaaaagaagcagagatggaatcagaacctccatcatcctcctcctcctcactgcttcctgccgatgaggaccgcgcttcagactga